A part of Pararhodobacter sp. genomic DNA contains:
- the tnpC gene encoding IS66 family transposase, with amino-acid sequence MLDQTLNLPEDPEELRSFTTRLLAEVKAQAILIEKLRHQLAGHRAHRFGASSETAEQLQLALETSEIAAAAMTARMKLPDVEEKDKPKRRPIPDRIPRMEVELSPGADACADCGGRLRRIGEDVTEELEYVPGRFIVNRIVRPRLTCACCEKFVQSPLPSRPIERGRPGPGLLAHVLVSKYADHLPLYRQSQIFDREGLDLDRSTLADWVGKTTALLEPVADAIGRHVLSAEAIFADDTPISMLAPGTGKTQTARLWTYARDERPWGGTAPPAAWYRFSGDRKGQHPKDHLARYRGWMHADGYAGFEDLYRSGAIREVACMAHVRRKFVDIHRSQGSPIAEDAIGRIAQLYAVEKEARGSPPDVRVELRKAHAAPVFDDLEGWLALQLTTISGKSPLAAAIRYALTRMERMRPYLDHGILELDNNAAERGMRTIALGRKNYLFVGSEAGGKAAAIAYTLIETAKLNAIDPHAWLADTLARIPEYKITKVDDLLPWRWNG; translated from the coding sequence ATGCTCGATCAGACCCTGAATTTGCCGGAAGACCCCGAGGAGCTGCGCAGCTTCACAACGCGGCTCTTGGCCGAGGTCAAGGCGCAAGCGATCCTGATCGAGAAGCTGCGCCATCAGCTCGCGGGACACCGGGCGCATCGGTTCGGGGCCTCCTCCGAGACAGCGGAGCAGCTTCAGTTGGCGCTGGAGACGAGTGAGATTGCCGCCGCTGCGATGACCGCACGAATGAAGCTGCCAGACGTCGAAGAGAAGGACAAACCGAAGCGCCGTCCGATCCCCGACCGCATCCCGCGGATGGAGGTGGAACTCAGCCCAGGCGCAGATGCCTGTGCCGATTGCGGCGGGCGCCTGCGCCGGATCGGCGAAGACGTGACGGAAGAGCTGGAATACGTTCCGGGCCGCTTCATTGTGAACCGCATTGTCCGCCCTCGACTAACCTGTGCCTGCTGCGAGAAGTTTGTTCAGTCTCCGCTGCCATCGCGGCCCATCGAGCGCGGTCGTCCCGGGCCGGGTCTGCTGGCCCATGTGCTGGTCAGCAAGTATGCGGACCACCTGCCGCTTTACCGCCAGAGCCAGATCTTCGACCGCGAAGGGCTGGACCTCGACCGGTCCACCCTGGCCGATTGGGTTGGCAAGACCACCGCCCTGCTTGAACCCGTCGCAGACGCCATCGGCCGCCATGTCCTGTCGGCCGAGGCGATCTTTGCCGATGACACGCCCATCAGCATGCTCGCGCCCGGCACCGGCAAGACCCAGACCGCCCGGCTGTGGACCTATGCTCGTGACGAACGCCCCTGGGGTGGAACGGCACCGCCCGCGGCCTGGTATCGCTTCTCCGGCGACCGCAAAGGCCAGCACCCCAAAGACCACCTCGCCCGATACCGCGGCTGGATGCATGCCGATGGCTATGCTGGCTTCGAGGACCTCTACCGTTCCGGGGCCATCCGCGAGGTCGCCTGCATGGCCCATGTCCGGCGCAAGTTCGTCGACATCCACCGGTCGCAGGGCTCCCCCATCGCCGAAGACGCCATCGGCCGGATAGCCCAACTCTACGCCGTGGAAAAGGAAGCCAGAGGTTCGCCACCGGATGTCCGCGTCGAACTTCGAAAGGCACATGCGGCCCCGGTGTTCGACGATCTCGAGGGCTGGCTGGCCCTGCAACTCACCACGATCTCGGGAAAATCCCCGCTCGCCGCCGCCATCCGCTATGCCCTGACCCGCATGGAACGCATGCGTCCCTACCTCGACCACGGCATCCTTGAGCTCGACAACAACGCAGCCGAACGCGGCATGCGCACCATCGCCCTCGGCCGCAAGAATTACCTCTTCGTCGGATCGGAAGCGGGCGGCAAGGCCGCTGCCATCGCCTACACGCTGATCGAAACGGCCAAACTCAACGCCATCGATCCCCACGCCTGGCTCGCCGACACCCTCGCCCGCATCCCGGAATACAAGATCACGAAGGTCGATGACCTGCTGCCTTGGCGCTGGAACGGATAG
- a CDS encoding c-type cytochrome: MMRYLAAALVVLAAPVSADPIGDGSDLVQENCARCHGVTAEDHSPNPRAIPFRFLGRLYPIESLEEALAEGIMVSHEMPEFVLEHDEVLALIAYLDSIQVR, from the coding sequence ATGATGCGATACCTCGCCGCAGCGCTGGTTGTCCTTGCGGCCCCGGTCAGTGCCGACCCGATAGGCGATGGCTCTGACCTGGTGCAGGAGAACTGCGCCCGCTGCCACGGCGTCACCGCCGAGGATCACAGCCCCAATCCTCGGGCAATACCGTTCCGCTTCCTTGGCAGGCTCTATCCGATCGAGAGCCTGGAAGAGGCACTGGCAGAAGGGATCATGGTCAGTCACGAAATGCCGGAGTTCGTGCTGGAGCATGACGAGGTCCTGGCACTGATCGCCTATCTCGATTCCATACAGGTCCGGTGA
- a CDS encoding IS5 family transposase: protein MKKKVTRREQFLTEMEAVVPWGRLLALIAPHYPKVGPKGGRPPMPLETMLRVYFLQHWYALSDPMAEEILYDSEAMRRFSGIELGDDRIPDETTILNFRHLLERHGLTEAIFADVNAHLADKGITLRSGTLVDATIIDAPSSTKNKAKARDPEMSSTKKGNDWYFGMKAHVGVDADSGVTHSLETSTAKLHDSQVWDELLHGEETSVWADKGYVSADREAAFAGPGKVWGVMRKAPKGGSLHPVDERINRIIAMVRAKVEHPFRIIKRQFGHVKTRYRGLAKNRAQLFTLFALGNLFLVRRRLMA from the coding sequence ATGAAGAAGAAGGTAACGCGGCGCGAGCAGTTCCTGACGGAGATGGAGGCGGTTGTTCCGTGGGGGCGGCTGCTGGCGCTCATCGCGCCGCATTACCCCAAGGTCGGACCTAAGGGCGGGCGCCCGCCGATGCCGCTGGAAACGATGCTGCGGGTCTACTTTCTTCAGCACTGGTATGCGCTGAGCGACCCGATGGCCGAGGAAATCCTATACGACAGTGAGGCGATGCGTCGGTTCTCCGGGATCGAACTGGGTGACGACCGCATTCCCGACGAGACCACGATCCTGAATTTCCGGCACCTGCTGGAACGGCACGGGCTGACCGAGGCAATCTTTGCCGACGTCAACGCCCATCTGGCCGACAAGGGTATCACGCTGCGCTCGGGCACGCTGGTGGACGCGACGATCATCGACGCGCCGTCATCGACCAAGAACAAGGCCAAGGCCCGCGACCCCGAGATGTCGTCCACGAAGAAGGGCAACGACTGGTATTTCGGCATGAAAGCACATGTCGGCGTGGATGCGGACAGCGGCGTGACCCACAGTCTGGAAACCTCGACCGCCAAGTTGCACGACAGCCAGGTCTGGGACGAACTGCTGCACGGCGAAGAAACCTCGGTCTGGGCCGACAAGGGCTATGTCAGCGCCGACCGGGAGGCCGCATTCGCGGGGCCGGGCAAGGTCTGGGGCGTCATGCGCAAGGCCCCGAAGGGTGGCTCGCTGCACCCGGTCGACGAACGGATCAACCGGATCATCGCCATGGTGCGCGCGAAGGTCGAGCATCCTTTCCGCATCATCAAGCGTCAGTTCGGCCACGTGAAGACCCGTTACCGCGGCCTCGCCAAGAACCGCGCCCAGCTGTTCACACTCTTCGCCCTCGGCAACCTGTTCCTGGTGCGACGGAGGCTGATGGCATGA
- a CDS encoding glucose 1-dehydrogenase produces MERAPPGPETFPVMKGKVAIVTGAAMGMGEATARLFARAGAKVVLTDFNAEVGEKVAQSILDAGDEAAFVRTDVSISDEVKQTVAFAVERFGRLDAAVNNAALRPDNAPAAEFDEAYWDRLMSVDLKGTALCMKHELAQMVAQGGGGSIINISSVSGFRPQPNTMAYVAAKHGVNGLTKNAAMEYGRHNIRVNAIAPGAIDTPMLKALLDEMGLDRGEFAKKLSVLERFGQPEEVAQGSLWLASDASSFVTGTVLFVDGGYTGAM; encoded by the coding sequence ATGGAAAGAGCGCCCCCCGGACCAGAGACGTTCCCCGTCATGAAGGGCAAGGTGGCGATCGTCACCGGTGCCGCAATGGGCATGGGCGAGGCGACGGCGCGACTGTTCGCCCGGGCGGGCGCCAAGGTCGTGCTGACCGACTTCAACGCCGAGGTGGGCGAGAAGGTTGCGCAATCGATCCTGGACGCCGGTGACGAAGCTGCCTTTGTCCGCACCGACGTGTCGATCTCCGACGAGGTGAAGCAGACGGTGGCCTTTGCCGTCGAACGCTTCGGGCGCCTTGACGCTGCGGTGAACAATGCCGCGCTGAGGCCCGACAACGCTCCAGCCGCCGAATTCGACGAGGCTTACTGGGACCGGCTGATGTCGGTTGACCTCAAGGGCACTGCACTGTGCATGAAGCACGAACTGGCACAGATGGTGGCGCAGGGCGGCGGCGGGTCGATCATCAACATCTCGTCGGTCTCGGGCTTCCGCCCGCAGCCCAACACGATGGCATATGTCGCCGCCAAGCACGGCGTGAACGGCCTGACCAAGAACGCGGCGATGGAATACGGCCGCCACAACATCCGCGTGAACGCCATCGCGCCGGGTGCCATCGACACGCCGATGCTCAAGGCCTTGCTTGACGAGATGGGGCTGGACCGGGGTGAGTTCGCGAAAAAGCTCAGTGTGCTGGAGCGTTTCGGCCAGCCCGAGGAAGTGGCGCAGGGCAGCCTGTGGCTGGCGTCCGACGCGTCGTCCTTCGTGACCGGCACGGTGCTGTTCGTTGACGGGGGATACACTGGCGCGATGTGA
- a CDS encoding helix-turn-helix domain-containing protein, translating into MPQKKTPPQKAEAGQARRQKSSTERIFGPAVMSHGFTGVPNILVRGQKRLGLNTAQFNILVQLLSYWMDPAKPPFPSKRNLLERLQMSETTLQKHIRDLEAQGFLRREQQTTAAGDFGSNIYHLDGLVEKLQKLAPDFDDERAEREAARQMTERPNARANARAAAARQRTAAAKTEG; encoded by the coding sequence ATGCCCCAGAAGAAGACACCGCCACAAAAGGCAGAAGCTGGCCAGGCAAGGCGTCAGAAGTCCTCGACCGAAAGGATCTTCGGCCCCGCCGTGATGAGCCATGGTTTTACCGGAGTTCCGAACATCCTCGTTCGGGGCCAGAAGCGTCTTGGGTTGAACACGGCCCAGTTCAACATTCTGGTTCAGCTGCTGAGTTACTGGATGGACCCGGCAAAGCCACCCTTCCCGTCGAAGCGGAATCTGCTGGAGCGTCTGCAGATGTCCGAGACGACCTTGCAGAAGCACATTCGCGACCTCGAGGCGCAGGGGTTTCTGCGGCGTGAGCAGCAGACGACCGCGGCAGGGGATTTTGGCTCCAACATCTATCACCTCGACGGGTTGGTCGAGAAGTTGCAGAAGCTTGCTCCGGATTTCGACGATGAGCGGGCTGAGCGTGAGGCCGCGCGGCAGATGACCGAGCGCCCGAATGCACGCGCAAACGCCCGAGCCGCCGCCGCCAGGCAGCGCACGGCAGCTGCAAAGACCGAGGGCTGA
- a CDS encoding type IV secretory system conjugative DNA transfer family protein: MHRIALLLPLGLSAGLLVGLIAGGLALNLILGRDPNATGIFVLIEEFPGFARLSSVPWVLPWQIVGASTVLFTIAAVALTFRQQLTGYGQAKFQARPEMKANGLLQPLGAGMVFGKLGAPSKRAPYVSATFQKFPHCLVVAPTRAGKGVGYVIPNTLLFNGSIVVLDVKGEIFEATSRHRQAEGDAVYRFSPFDFEHPTHRYNPLERVARIENLEQRYTELAKISDYFLTVSDKGTAGDFLTEGRELFVAAGLLAIERGKPTIGEISRILFGRGATQEVYGEHAEEVKHPNAAQTFRKFAGYSDRTLSSHASVLGGAGMTLWNNPAVDRATSGNDFSFTDLRKHPMSIYVVVNADDIRTLSPLVRLFFGELIATMRSTLPDPKSEPWPVMVMLDEFDQLGPMPIVEQALKQLAGHGARVSIITQSIPGLDNIYGENVRMSLESAAGMKLYLAANDKKTAGEISDALGKTTKLSVSDSVSRDRDFMQRRSVSRRMEERPLLTPDEVRRLNPDQAVLIPERQNPLLVHRIVYFQDPTFKALFEAQSGPLPYPPKEAAAVQVLTARMEALERRLAERIVVDFVRPEKAKPDTPVEPEPKLAAEVVSRQEKSAKAARAETDAEVQAEGKAVASPEVDLDALKPSVSIAVAKMSKFSQKLTGMEV, translated from the coding sequence ATGCACCGTATCGCGCTGTTGCTCCCGCTCGGTCTGTCGGCCGGGCTCCTCGTGGGCCTCATTGCCGGCGGCCTCGCTCTGAACCTGATCTTGGGCCGCGATCCGAACGCGACCGGCATCTTCGTCCTGATCGAAGAATTCCCGGGTTTCGCGCGGTTGTCGTCCGTGCCTTGGGTTCTGCCCTGGCAGATCGTCGGTGCCTCGACCGTTCTCTTCACGATTGCCGCCGTCGCCCTGACCTTCCGCCAGCAGCTCACAGGCTATGGTCAGGCCAAGTTCCAGGCCCGCCCTGAAATGAAGGCGAATGGTCTCTTGCAGCCCTTGGGCGCCGGCATGGTCTTCGGCAAGCTCGGGGCACCTTCAAAGCGCGCGCCTTACGTCAGCGCCACGTTCCAGAAGTTCCCGCATTGTCTGGTTGTCGCGCCCACCCGCGCCGGCAAGGGCGTGGGCTATGTCATCCCGAACACCCTCCTCTTCAATGGCAGCATCGTCGTCCTCGACGTGAAGGGGGAGATTTTCGAAGCAACGTCTCGGCACCGGCAAGCGGAGGGCGATGCGGTCTATCGCTTCTCACCATTCGATTTTGAACATCCGACCCATCGCTACAACCCGCTCGAACGCGTTGCCCGCATTGAAAACTTGGAACAGCGCTACACGGAACTCGCCAAGATCTCGGACTACTTCCTGACAGTTTCGGACAAGGGGACGGCGGGCGACTTCCTGACCGAAGGGCGCGAGCTGTTCGTGGCTGCTGGCCTTCTGGCCATTGAACGGGGCAAGCCCACCATCGGCGAGATCAGCCGCATCCTCTTTGGCCGGGGCGCTACCCAGGAGGTTTACGGCGAGCATGCCGAGGAGGTGAAGCACCCCAACGCTGCCCAGACTTTCCGCAAGTTTGCAGGCTACTCCGACCGGACCTTGTCCTCTCATGCCTCGGTCTTGGGCGGCGCGGGCATGACGCTCTGGAACAACCCGGCGGTAGATCGCGCCACCTCCGGCAACGACTTCTCCTTCACGGATCTCCGCAAGCACCCGATGTCGATCTATGTCGTCGTCAACGCCGATGACATCCGCACCCTGTCGCCGCTCGTTCGTCTGTTTTTCGGCGAGCTCATCGCCACGATGCGTTCCACCCTCCCCGACCCAAAATCCGAACCCTGGCCCGTCATGGTCATGCTGGATGAATTCGACCAGCTTGGGCCGATGCCCATCGTCGAGCAGGCACTGAAGCAGCTCGCCGGTCACGGCGCGCGAGTGTCGATCATCACCCAGTCGATCCCCGGCCTCGACAACATCTATGGCGAAAACGTCCGGATGTCCCTCGAGTCCGCTGCCGGCATGAAGCTCTACCTCGCGGCCAACGACAAAAAGACGGCGGGGGAGATTTCGGATGCGTTGGGGAAGACGACGAAGCTCTCGGTGTCGGACAGTGTTTCCCGGGATCGGGACTTCATGCAGCGACGCTCGGTCAGCCGGCGAATGGAGGAGCGTCCCCTCCTGACCCCCGACGAAGTCCGGCGGCTGAACCCGGATCAGGCCGTCCTCATCCCGGAACGGCAAAACCCGCTCCTCGTCCATCGGATCGTGTATTTCCAGGACCCGACCTTCAAGGCGCTATTTGAGGCGCAGTCCGGGCCCTTGCCCTATCCGCCCAAGGAAGCTGCCGCAGTTCAGGTGCTGACCGCGCGGATGGAAGCGCTGGAGCGCCGATTGGCCGAAAGGATAGTGGTCGATTTTGTGCGACCTGAGAAGGCGAAGCCGGACACCCCGGTGGAGCCTGAGCCGAAATTGGCAGCCGAGGTTGTGTCGCGGCAGGAAAAGTCAGCGAAGGCGGCGCGGGCAGAAACCGATGCCGAAGTGCAGGCCGAAGGAAAAGCGGTCGCCTCGCCCGAGGTTGATCTCGATGCCCTGAAGCCATCCGTCTCGATCGCAGTTGCCAAGATGAGCAAGTTTTCTCAGAAGCTCACAGGCATGGAGGTTTGA
- a CDS encoding ATPase, T2SS/T4P/T4SS family — protein MSYLDTYLGQLDAALSDPAVMELAINADGTIWVERSGQIHMGPSGLPPLPARSVRDLAAQIANSTANTFTEAAPLVSAAVRYRDLMLRCQVVGTPAVSGGTVIGIRVFRSRQGAQKRAPRSFSFLRGQEKSLEEERRVMIAEIRAGSEGADVDAFLGRLVTERLNVIVSGGTSTGKTELGRKLLEMVASDERIITIEDSLELLPGQPNTVSLIAQRDEASPRSADKLLQATLRLRPDRIILGELRGAEAATFLDAINTGHSGSFTTLHAHSARKAMDRLALLVMAQGTKLSFAEVIRYLETSIDVILQMGRQGDRRGIMEMYFPGLED, from the coding sequence ATGAGCTACCTCGATACCTATCTCGGGCAGCTCGACGCGGCACTCTCTGACCCGGCCGTCATGGAGCTTGCGATCAATGCTGATGGCACGATCTGGGTGGAACGGTCGGGGCAAATTCACATGGGCCCGAGCGGGCTTCCGCCCCTACCCGCGCGTTCGGTGCGCGATCTCGCCGCCCAGATCGCCAATTCAACCGCGAACACCTTCACGGAAGCCGCACCCCTCGTGTCGGCGGCGGTGCGCTACCGAGATCTGATGCTGCGCTGTCAGGTGGTTGGCACGCCCGCCGTCTCCGGCGGCACGGTCATTGGCATCCGGGTGTTCCGGTCCCGGCAGGGCGCCCAAAAGCGCGCGCCGCGATCCTTCAGCTTCTTGCGGGGCCAAGAAAAATCCCTGGAAGAAGAGCGGCGGGTCATGATCGCGGAAATCCGCGCCGGGTCGGAGGGGGCGGATGTCGATGCCTTCCTCGGGCGTCTCGTCACAGAACGGCTGAACGTCATCGTCTCGGGCGGCACCTCGACAGGCAAGACCGAGCTTGGCCGCAAGCTTCTGGAGATGGTTGCGTCAGACGAGCGCATCATCACAATCGAGGATTCCCTAGAACTCTTGCCGGGCCAGCCCAATACGGTGAGCCTCATCGCGCAGCGCGACGAGGCCTCGCCCCGCTCCGCAGACAAACTGTTGCAGGCGACCTTACGGCTTCGGCCCGACCGGATCATCCTCGGCGAACTGCGCGGGGCGGAGGCCGCGACGTTTCTCGATGCGATCAATACCGGGCACTCGGGTTCGTTCACGACGCTCCACGCCCATTCGGCGAGGAAAGCAATGGACCGGCTGGCGCTTCTCGTCATGGCGCAGGGAACCAAACTCAGCTTCGCCGAGGTCATCCGGTACCTCGAGACCTCGATCGACGTGATCTTGCAGATGGGCCGCCAAGGCGACCGCCGCGGGATCATGGAGATGTATTTCCCCGGGCTCGAGGACTGA
- a CDS encoding TrbI/VirB10 family protein yields the protein MSEEDLDGKLAARMARMKPSELPKRRRGVNPYALSVVTAVAGVGVGAWLVLAAPDAPAPAPALETASVSDFQGAQGADGFSITKEKPQIVPAVPDTSEADRLKAEIEALNAQIADLKANPVTVTDEAALADLKAQVAALDAEAKAREAALSDLERENIRLQTELETKALVEGDAEAEAARAREEELARKRQEAEMLKEAQIHSDMVAMRSSMDMGGESGGAAPAAGPGGGGAAVTGDEAFRRAGAKSAEVRQAEVIANPAYTVMQGTLIEASLETAVSTDLSGNVAAIVSHDVWSFDMSRVLIPRGSRLFGRYDSEVDAGQRRVLIAWDRIVTTDGQSVEIAAYGTDRIGRSGLPGKVRNHFLQRFGTAALISVIGAVPAIAAARYEGDEVASDTAENVGNDLGEAVNDVMADYLRIPPTISVNQGAVVMVRVDADIEFY from the coding sequence ATGAGCGAAGAGGATCTGGACGGAAAACTCGCCGCGCGCATGGCTCGTATGAAACCCTCCGAGCTCCCAAAACGCCGACGCGGCGTGAACCCTTACGCCCTCTCAGTGGTGACCGCCGTGGCGGGCGTCGGCGTTGGGGCCTGGCTTGTCCTCGCCGCACCGGATGCCCCTGCCCCGGCACCCGCGCTCGAAACCGCTTCGGTCAGTGACTTCCAAGGAGCGCAAGGTGCCGACGGTTTTTCAATCACGAAGGAAAAGCCGCAGATCGTCCCGGCCGTCCCGGATACTTCCGAAGCGGATCGGCTCAAGGCCGAGATCGAGGCGCTGAATGCCCAGATCGCCGATCTGAAAGCCAATCCCGTAACCGTCACCGATGAGGCGGCGCTCGCGGACCTGAAAGCACAAGTGGCTGCCCTCGATGCCGAAGCCAAGGCGCGGGAGGCCGCCCTCTCTGACCTCGAACGCGAGAACATCCGTCTCCAGACCGAACTTGAGACCAAGGCGCTCGTCGAGGGTGACGCGGAGGCCGAAGCGGCACGAGCCCGCGAAGAGGAACTGGCGCGCAAGCGCCAGGAAGCCGAGATGCTGAAGGAAGCCCAGATCCATTCCGACATGGTCGCGATGCGCTCTTCCATGGATATGGGCGGGGAGTCGGGTGGCGCAGCCCCGGCGGCCGGTCCCGGAGGTGGAGGGGCCGCTGTCACGGGCGATGAGGCCTTCCGACGCGCGGGCGCCAAATCGGCCGAGGTCCGTCAGGCGGAGGTGATCGCCAACCCAGCCTATACCGTGATGCAGGGCACCCTGATCGAGGCCTCGCTCGAGACCGCCGTCAGCACCGATCTTTCCGGCAATGTCGCTGCCATCGTCAGCCACGATGTCTGGTCCTTCGATATGTCCCGCGTCCTCATCCCACGCGGCTCCCGCCTCTTCGGCCGCTACGATTCCGAGGTCGATGCCGGTCAGCGCCGGGTGCTGATTGCCTGGGACCGGATCGTGACGACGGATGGCCAATCCGTGGAAATCGCGGCTTACGGCACGGACCGGATCGGGCGCTCCGGCCTGCCCGGCAAGGTGCGCAACCACTTCCTGCAGCGCTTCGGCACCGCCGCCCTGATCTCGGTGATCGGGGCCGTCCCTGCGATCGCGGCTGCCCGGTACGAGGGCGACGAGGTGGCATCCGACACCGCCGAGAATGTCGGCAATGACCTTGGCGAAGCCGTGAATGATGTCATGGCCGATTACCTCCGCATTCCGCCGACGATCAGCGTCAATCAGGGGGCTGTCGTCATGGTCCGGGTCGATGCCGACATCGAGTTCTACTGA
- a CDS encoding TrbG/VirB9 family P-type conjugative transfer protein, which yields MTRRFTFLTAGLVASLAALPAFAETAPKSGSHDARVTYATYQEGQVYRITTRLRTVTLVELGDGEKIQSIAIGDLESFKIDKLERSNLFIIKPVVAGATTNLTVETQKNIYFLQVTESAKGSPNYSVKFTVPGNSRGTSAGTEIPAALPMTYKVMKKGKRLPDFAPVSISDDGRKTTFVIPPGAPMPTIFRADAKGQEYSVNSAVRGTTITVSTRSERWVLRYGDEYVCVTAEAGIGQ from the coding sequence ATGACCCGACGCTTCACATTCCTCACGGCGGGTCTTGTGGCCAGCCTCGCGGCCCTGCCCGCCTTTGCCGAGACCGCCCCGAAATCAGGCAGCCATGATGCCCGGGTAACCTATGCCACCTATCAGGAGGGTCAGGTCTACCGGATCACCACGCGGCTCCGGACCGTGACCCTTGTCGAGCTGGGCGACGGCGAGAAGATCCAGTCCATCGCCATCGGCGATCTCGAAAGCTTCAAGATCGACAAGCTCGAGCGGTCTAACCTCTTCATCATCAAGCCGGTGGTAGCGGGTGCCACGACCAACCTGACGGTCGAGACCCAGAAGAACATCTATTTCCTGCAAGTGACGGAAAGCGCCAAGGGCAGTCCGAACTATTCGGTGAAGTTCACCGTGCCGGGCAACTCCCGCGGCACCTCGGCCGGAACCGAGATCCCGGCGGCCCTGCCGATGACCTACAAGGTCATGAAAAAGGGCAAGCGGCTCCCCGACTTCGCGCCGGTGTCGATCTCGGATGATGGGCGGAAGACCACCTTCGTCATCCCGCCCGGTGCCCCAATGCCGACGATCTTCCGGGCCGATGCCAAGGGGCAGGAATATTCGGTCAACTCCGCCGTGCGCGGCACCACGATCACCGTCAGCACCCGCTCCGAACGCTGGGTCCTGCGCTACGGCGATGAGTATGTCTGCGTGACCGCGGAAGCGGGGATCGGCCAATGA
- a CDS encoding type IV secretion system protein, with amino-acid sequence MTGSPPELRSFLEAEMFFGVKKRERIAYAVAGGGLAIGLMGMIAVVTLLPLKETEAFLAIVDKDTGVAERVVAVEKAGMEQAEAIRQSLLFAYVTDRETYDQHDNEERILRAYTWSEANAKSSLVALWTEGHPNYPPKLYGESSKVRVDILSITPVTETTAQVRFTKTWVSDGEGIPDREGKFTATVTFRFEPTKQTALDLVWQNPTGFLVTDYRLTSEALTPSEG; translated from the coding sequence ATGACAGGTTCACCCCCTGAACTGAGAAGTTTTCTCGAAGCCGAGATGTTTTTCGGCGTGAAGAAACGCGAGCGCATCGCCTATGCGGTGGCGGGCGGCGGGCTCGCCATCGGCCTCATGGGCATGATCGCCGTTGTGACCCTCCTGCCCCTGAAAGAGACCGAGGCCTTCCTCGCCATCGTCGACAAGGATACCGGCGTTGCCGAGCGGGTGGTCGCCGTCGAGAAGGCCGGAATGGAACAGGCCGAGGCCATCCGGCAAAGCCTCCTCTTCGCCTATGTCACCGACCGCGAAACCTATGACCAGCACGACAACGAGGAACGGATCCTCCGCGCCTACACCTGGTCCGAGGCCAATGCGAAGTCGTCCCTCGTGGCGCTCTGGACCGAGGGCCACCCCAATTACCCGCCGAAGCTTTACGGCGAGAGCTCCAAGGTCCGGGTCGACATTCTCTCGATCACGCCGGTGACCGAGACCACCGCGCAGGTCCGCTTCACCAAGACCTGGGTCTCGGATGGCGAGGGCATCCCCGACCGGGAAGGCAAGTTTACCGCGACCGTCACCTTCCGGTTTGAGCCCACCAAACAGACCGCCCTCGATCTCGTCTGGCAAAACCCGACCGGATTCCTCGTCACCGATTATCGCCTCACATCCGAGGCCCTCACCCCTTCGGAAGGCTGA